The proteins below are encoded in one region of Sphingobacterium sp. R2:
- a CDS encoding AGE family epimerase/isomerase, whose product MRGFKEEIENNILPYWMDKMVDTANGGFFGRIDGNNVLHRCANKGVVMHARILWTFSAAYRVLRRDAYRQIAERAYCYLRDYFLDKQYGGVYWELDFRGHPVNRKKQTYAQGFALYAFSEYYRATGCSEALDYAKKQFYQIERCKDDELGGYREAFTEDWQPIADMRLSAKDENEAKTMNTHLHILEPYTNLLRIWMDEDLMKAQADLITLFLERIYSEATGHLQLFFDETWQVKGEAQSFGHDIEAVWLLLEAAKVLGDPDLLEKVKAVVIPIGHAALQGILPDGGLAYERKGGHWDRERHWWVQAEAVLGFSYLGQMLDDGFFQEKAESIWSYIQSNMVDHEGGEWYWSRLENGKVNRKEDKAGFWKCPYHNGRMCLEMIENFRMI is encoded by the coding sequence ATGAGAGGTTTTAAAGAAGAAATTGAAAATAATATCCTTCCCTATTGGATGGACAAAATGGTGGACACAGCGAATGGTGGCTTTTTTGGCCGCATTGACGGGAACAATGTATTGCATAGGTGTGCCAACAAAGGAGTGGTGATGCATGCGAGAATCCTGTGGACATTTTCCGCTGCTTACCGTGTTCTACGGCGCGACGCCTACCGGCAGATTGCAGAAAGAGCGTACTGCTATCTTAGGGACTACTTTCTGGATAAACAGTATGGTGGCGTGTATTGGGAACTTGATTTCCGAGGACATCCAGTGAACCGTAAAAAACAAACTTACGCCCAGGGATTTGCACTCTATGCGTTTTCCGAATATTACCGTGCAACGGGGTGCTCGGAGGCACTGGACTATGCAAAAAAACAATTTTATCAGATCGAACGCTGCAAAGATGATGAATTAGGCGGGTACAGGGAAGCTTTTACTGAAGACTGGCAACCCATTGCCGATATGCGTCTCAGCGCGAAAGATGAAAACGAAGCAAAGACCATGAATACCCACCTGCATATTTTGGAACCTTATACCAACCTACTCCGTATATGGATGGATGAAGACCTGATGAAGGCACAGGCTGATTTGATAACCTTATTCCTGGAAAGGATATATAGCGAAGCTACGGGACATCTCCAGCTCTTTTTTGATGAAACATGGCAGGTAAAAGGGGAAGCGCAATCATTCGGACACGATATTGAAGCGGTTTGGCTATTGTTGGAAGCCGCCAAGGTGCTCGGTGATCCGGATCTGCTGGAGAAAGTGAAAGCTGTCGTTATACCTATTGGCCATGCCGCACTGCAGGGTATTTTGCCGGATGGTGGCCTCGCCTATGAACGGAAAGGCGGGCATTGGGATCGCGAACGCCATTGGTGGGTACAGGCCGAAGCAGTGCTGGGGTTTTCATATCTTGGGCAGATGTTGGATGACGGATTCTTTCAGGAAAAAGCAGAAAGCATATGGTCGTATATTCAATCAAATATGGTCGATCACGAAGGAGGTGAGTGGTATTGGAGCAGGCTTGAAAATGGAAAAGTAAATAGAAAAGAAGATAAAGCTGGGTTCTGGAAGTGCCCCTACCACAATGGGCGCATGTGTTTGGAAATGATCGAAAATTTTAGAATGATATGA
- a CDS encoding glycoside hydrolase family 26 protein → MMKKKVAFYLILFAMLFNNLLAQSNGPIDRMATSETVALYNYLKAVQSKGKVLLGQQDALCYGRYWRGDSNRSDIKEITGSHPALLGLDFQQLTHEDKGYRESETKRLVKVVKDMYRRGGIITFSWHMSNPVNGGSYEWKSNPQIAVSQILPGGTSNAVYQSYLDRIADFLAQCKGPNGEAIPIIFRPFHEFDGDWFWWGKGHATKEEFVQLWRYTVHYLREELGVHQVLYAFSPDCKFYTRAEYLAQFPGDGYVDILGMDNYWDFRPDGANHPAAAGMKMEIVSALAVEKGKIAALTETGLERITDPNWFTTILQPILTKWPMAYCMLWRNADDIATHYYVPTKDHPAAGDFNKFCQSEHILLLNNSRPFYHAVLK, encoded by the coding sequence ATGATGAAAAAAAAAGTTGCTTTCTACTTGATCCTGTTCGCAATGCTCTTCAATAATCTTTTGGCGCAATCCAATGGACCTATTGATCGTATGGCCACAAGTGAAACCGTAGCGTTGTACAACTACTTAAAAGCAGTTCAATCAAAAGGAAAAGTCCTTCTGGGCCAACAGGATGCACTTTGTTATGGCCGATATTGGAGGGGAGACTCCAACCGGAGTGATATAAAAGAAATAACAGGCAGTCACCCAGCACTGCTTGGGCTCGATTTTCAACAACTCACACATGAGGATAAGGGCTATCGGGAAAGTGAAACCAAAAGGCTTGTAAAGGTGGTGAAGGATATGTATCGAAGAGGAGGGATTATTACCTTTTCATGGCACATGTCAAATCCTGTAAACGGCGGATCCTACGAATGGAAAAGTAATCCGCAGATTGCCGTGAGCCAAATTTTGCCAGGGGGCACTTCGAATGCTGTTTATCAATCTTATCTTGATCGGATAGCTGATTTCTTGGCGCAGTGTAAGGGTCCGAATGGAGAAGCTATTCCGATTATTTTCAGACCTTTTCATGAGTTTGATGGCGATTGGTTTTGGTGGGGAAAAGGGCATGCTACTAAGGAAGAATTTGTTCAGTTATGGCGCTATACCGTTCACTATCTGCGAGAAGAGCTGGGCGTTCACCAAGTGCTCTATGCATTTTCCCCCGACTGTAAGTTTTACACCCGGGCGGAATATCTTGCTCAATTTCCAGGTGATGGATATGTCGATATTCTAGGCATGGACAATTATTGGGATTTTCGGCCTGATGGTGCCAATCATCCAGCAGCAGCCGGAATGAAGATGGAAATTGTTTCGGCTTTAGCAGTGGAAAAAGGTAAGATTGCGGCATTGACTGAAACGGGTCTCGAACGGATTACCGATCCAAACTGGTTTACTACGATTTTGCAACCCATCTTAACGAAATGGCCAATGGCATACTGTATGCTCTGGCGGAATGCAGACGATATTGCGACCCATTATTATGTACCTACCAAAGATCATCCGGCAGCAGGAGATTTCAACAAATTTTGTCAATCAGAACATATCCTTCTTCTAAACAACAGCAGGCCATTTTACCATGCAGTACTAAAATGA
- a CDS encoding DUF6266 family protein translates to MGTIVHGANGGFKGKAGSVIGSSWKSINYIKGLYKKRTKPASEAQMMQQEKFKTLMRFLLPINFFLKIGFGLKNTEKLTPINAAFQFNLNRAITGVYPNYALDYGNISIADGGLYGGGTVAVAYDSGELTYSWSTGGSDVFETFGDDLVYVLAYHPEKDEFISSTKPSTRETGVVSFMVPDHLTTGSVHTWLFLSNRSKTKVSKSVYLGELQLI, encoded by the coding sequence ATGGGAACTATTGTACATGGAGCAAACGGAGGCTTTAAGGGTAAAGCCGGCTCCGTAATCGGAAGTAGCTGGAAGAGTATCAACTACATTAAAGGGCTTTACAAAAAAAGAACGAAGCCCGCATCAGAAGCACAGATGATGCAGCAGGAAAAATTCAAAACGCTGATGCGTTTCCTACTGCCCATCAACTTCTTTTTAAAAATTGGCTTCGGCCTTAAAAACACAGAAAAATTGACACCGATCAACGCGGCATTTCAATTTAATCTGAACAGGGCCATTACGGGCGTTTATCCAAACTATGCGCTCGACTATGGCAACATCAGCATTGCAGACGGGGGCCTGTACGGTGGTGGAACGGTAGCAGTTGCCTACGATTCGGGCGAATTGACCTACAGCTGGTCGACGGGCGGTAGCGACGTTTTCGAAACCTTTGGTGACGATCTAGTCTATGTGCTGGCTTACCACCCCGAAAAGGATGAGTTTATCTCTTCCACCAAGCCAAGTACGCGGGAGACGGGGGTGGTATCCTTTATGGTGCCTGACCATCTCACGACTGGTTCGGTGCACACCTGGTTATTTTTGTCCAACCGTTCAAAAACGAAGGTGTCTAAAAGCGTGTATCTAGGCGAGCTACAGCTGATCTAA
- a CDS encoding DUF6266 family protein encodes MVKKAPTPAQLRVRETFKIARAFLAPLNGLIKKGFAEQAKRKKSLPFGQALSHTLRIAIRHEAGGPVVDPALVLLSDGSIAPANMPILTREKDRIIVTYTVPSDNLYPLDDQIILCAYQVEKGYAFINEKVWRRYDGQAILHLPAGFEADDFHVYLLVCDRKGKKYSRSRYLGYSTK; translated from the coding sequence ATGGTAAAAAAAGCGCCGACTCCTGCGCAGCTGCGCGTTCGGGAAACATTTAAAATTGCGCGTGCCTTTTTGGCTCCGCTCAATGGATTGATCAAAAAAGGCTTTGCTGAACAGGCAAAGCGCAAAAAGTCGCTTCCATTCGGGCAGGCCTTGAGTCACACGTTGCGTATCGCAATCAGGCATGAGGCCGGAGGGCCTGTGGTAGACCCAGCGCTGGTTCTTTTGAGCGACGGTTCCATCGCACCAGCCAATATGCCTATACTAACACGCGAAAAAGATCGCATAATAGTCACGTATACAGTTCCTAGCGATAACCTATATCCATTGGACGATCAGATTATCCTTTGTGCTTATCAGGTTGAAAAGGGCTATGCTTTTATAAACGAAAAGGTCTGGAGACGGTACGATGGGCAGGCCATCTTGCACCTCCCGGCAGGCTTTGAAGCCGACGATTTTCACGTTTACTTGCTGGTCTGCGACAGAAAGGGTAAAAAGTATTCACGGTCACGTTATCTAGGGTACTCCACCAAATGA